From the genome of Gracilinanus agilis isolate LMUSP501 chromosome 2, AgileGrace, whole genome shotgun sequence, one region includes:
- the CDC26 gene encoding anaphase-promoting complex subunit CDC26 has translation MLRRKPTRLELKLDDIEEFESIRKDLETRKKQREDVDVVGASDGEGAIGLSTDHKTREQMINDRIGYKPQPKPNNRSSQFGSFEF, from the exons ATGCTCCGCCGAAAACCCACTCGCCTGGAACTGAAGCTAGATGACATTGAAGAATTTGAGAGTATCCGGAAGGATCTAGAG ACCCGTAAAAAACAGAGGGAAGATGTGGATGTGGTGGGAGCCAGTGATGGAGAAGGAGCAATCGGCCTCAGCACTGACCACAAAACCCGAGAACAAATGATCAATGACCGAATTGGTTATAAACCTCAGCCCAAACCTAATAATCGTTCCTCTCAGTTTGGAAGCTTTGAGTTTTAG